The following proteins are co-located in the Wenzhouxiangella marina genome:
- a CDS encoding mannose-1-phosphate guanylyltransferase/mannose-6-phosphate isomerase: protein MDDKSALIPVILSGGAGTRLWPVSRRAHPKPFMRLASGQTLAETTVERASRVASQGVTLTVTGRDYYFLTRDLYQQGAPETEHHFLLEPEGRNTAPAIAAAALWVESRFGEDACLLVQPADHLVRNVAAFEQAVTKAHALASEGWLTCLGIQPTHPETGFGYIRAGSAIEDRGLSIEAFVEKPDLETARRYVESGQYLWNAGMFCLRARTLLDAMAEHAPDILAGVRETWQASSTDQEPLELDSVRFARVRADSIDFAIMEKARKRAVVPVDCGWSDIGSWQAISELYETDALGNRVQGEGVLVDSRNTFVQGEKRLVAAVGVDNLVIVDTGDAVLVASRERAQEVKAVVDELTRQDHESAVFHRTVHRPWGRYTVLEDADDCKVKRLVVRPGGVLSLQRHEHRSEHWTVVGGTASVRVGDEEFDLGAGQTVQIPVGSLHRLENRGQVPVEIIEVQTGSYFGEDDIERLEDIYGRA from the coding sequence ATGGACGACAAGTCAGCCCTGATCCCGGTCATTCTCTCCGGCGGCGCCGGTACGCGCCTCTGGCCAGTCTCCCGTCGTGCCCATCCAAAGCCCTTCATGCGCCTGGCCAGTGGCCAGACCCTGGCAGAAACCACCGTCGAGCGAGCCAGCCGCGTGGCCTCTCAGGGGGTCACCCTGACCGTCACCGGCCGGGATTACTACTTTCTCACCCGTGATCTCTATCAGCAGGGCGCGCCGGAGACCGAACACCACTTTCTCCTCGAGCCCGAGGGGCGCAATACCGCCCCGGCCATCGCGGCTGCCGCACTCTGGGTCGAGTCCCGCTTCGGCGAGGACGCCTGCCTGCTGGTTCAGCCGGCCGACCACCTGGTCCGTAACGTCGCCGCCTTCGAACAGGCCGTGACCAAGGCCCATGCCCTGGCCAGCGAAGGGTGGCTGACCTGCCTGGGGATCCAGCCGACCCACCCTGAAACGGGTTTCGGCTACATCCGCGCCGGATCCGCCATCGAAGATCGGGGCCTGAGCATCGAGGCCTTCGTGGAAAAACCCGACCTCGAGACCGCGCGCCGCTACGTCGAGTCCGGGCAGTACCTCTGGAATGCCGGCATGTTCTGTCTGCGTGCCCGAACGCTTCTCGATGCCATGGCGGAACATGCGCCCGACATCCTCGCAGGCGTTCGAGAGACCTGGCAGGCCTCGTCCACCGATCAGGAGCCTCTCGAGCTGGATTCGGTCAGGTTCGCGCGCGTCCGCGCCGACTCGATCGACTTCGCCATCATGGAGAAAGCGCGCAAGCGAGCCGTGGTGCCGGTCGACTGCGGTTGGAGCGACATCGGCTCCTGGCAGGCGATCAGCGAGCTCTACGAAACCGACGCCCTTGGCAATCGCGTGCAGGGCGAGGGCGTACTGGTCGATTCACGCAATACTTTCGTACAAGGGGAAAAGCGCCTGGTCGCGGCCGTGGGTGTGGACAATCTGGTCATCGTCGACACCGGTGATGCCGTGCTGGTGGCCAGCCGTGAGCGCGCTCAGGAAGTCAAGGCCGTGGTCGACGAACTGACCCGCCAGGACCATGAATCCGCGGTCTTTCACCGGACCGTCCATCGCCCCTGGGGTCGCTACACCGTGCTGGAAGACGCCGATGACTGCAAGGTCAAACGCCTTGTGGTCCGCCCCGGCGGCGTCCTGTCCCTGCAGCGGCACGAGCACCGCAGCGAACACTGGACCGTGGTCGGCGGAACGGCGAGCGTGCGCGTCGGCGACGAAGAGTTCGATCTCGGTGCCGGACAGACCGTGCAGATTCCCGTCGGTAGCTTGCATCGCCTGGAAAACCGTGGCCAGGTGCCGGTCGAGATCATCGAAGTGCAGACGGGCAGCTACTTCGGCGAAGACGATATCGAGCGCCTGGAGGACATCTATGGCCGCGCCTGA
- the rfbD gene encoding dTDP-4-dehydrorhamnose reductase: MRVLLTGAAGQLGQHLQASAPAGIDLVCSRRSGGEQACDLADCQSVLALLDRVEPQLIINAAAWTAVDAAEDHEEQARVLNADLPGWLADWARAHDAGLISYSTDYVFSGEPGRPWREDDPCDPQSAYGRTKRAGELKILDSGARALILRTAWVYSALPGNFLSAIIARAAQGQDLRVVDDQIGSPTWAGSLAEASWRLVERFDRVDAPSILHVAGATAMSWCEFARRALDRAVTVGRIPGPVGLEAIASEAWPQKARRPAWSVLDVRRVEAWVGRPMDSVDEALQECFARWTTSQP, encoded by the coding sequence ATGCGCGTCCTGCTGACCGGTGCGGCCGGCCAGCTCGGTCAGCATCTTCAGGCGAGCGCACCGGCCGGCATCGACTTGGTCTGCAGCCGACGCTCCGGGGGTGAGCAGGCCTGCGATCTCGCCGATTGTCAGTCCGTGCTTGCGCTGCTCGACCGGGTCGAGCCGCAATTGATCATCAACGCGGCTGCCTGGACCGCCGTGGATGCCGCCGAGGATCATGAAGAACAGGCCCGGGTGCTCAATGCCGATCTGCCGGGCTGGCTCGCCGACTGGGCCCGGGCTCATGACGCCGGACTGATAAGCTATTCCACGGACTACGTGTTCAGCGGCGAGCCTGGGCGGCCCTGGCGCGAGGATGATCCCTGCGATCCGCAGTCGGCCTACGGTCGGACCAAGCGAGCCGGTGAGCTGAAGATCCTCGACTCCGGTGCGCGCGCCCTGATCCTGCGAACGGCCTGGGTGTACAGTGCTCTACCGGGCAATTTCCTGAGCGCGATCATCGCCCGGGCGGCCCAGGGTCAGGATCTTCGCGTCGTCGACGACCAGATCGGCTCGCCGACCTGGGCGGGCTCCCTGGCCGAGGCCAGCTGGCGACTGGTCGAGCGTTTCGATCGGGTCGACGCGCCGAGCATCCTGCACGTCGCGGGTGCGACGGCGATGAGCTGGTGCGAATTCGCTCGGCGCGCGCTCGACAGGGCGGTCACGGTCGGCCGGATTCCCGGCCCGGTGGGCCTGGAAGCGATCGCTTCGGAGGCCTGGCCGCAGAAAGCCCGAAGACCGGCCTGGTCCGTGCTCGATGTGCGACGGGTCGAGGCGTGGGTCGGCCGACCCATGGACTCGGTGGATGAAGCTTTACAGGAGTGTTTTGCCCGATGGACGACAAGTCAGCCCTGA
- the rfbC gene encoding dTDP-4-dehydrorhamnose 3,5-epimerase, which produces MIVEETTLPGVLEIKPRLFGDERGVFLETWRQERYEAYGIGPRFVQANTSRSGRGVLRGLHYQWPEPQGKLVWVSSGRVLDVAVDIRPDSPHFRQWVACELDAEQLNQLWVPEGFAHGFVVLSETATFNYLCTRPYRGEQDRGIAWNDPDLAVDWRVSTPELSGKDAQAPRLVDIDPQDLPTCASC; this is translated from the coding sequence GTGATCGTCGAAGAGACCACGCTGCCGGGGGTTCTGGAGATCAAGCCCCGGCTGTTCGGCGACGAGCGCGGCGTGTTCCTCGAAACCTGGCGGCAGGAACGCTACGAGGCGTACGGCATCGGCCCGCGTTTCGTTCAGGCCAACACCTCGCGCTCGGGCAGGGGCGTGCTGCGCGGCCTGCATTATCAGTGGCCCGAGCCCCAGGGCAAGCTGGTCTGGGTGTCCAGCGGCCGGGTGCTGGACGTGGCCGTCGACATCCGACCCGATTCGCCCCACTTTCGCCAATGGGTGGCCTGCGAACTGGACGCAGAGCAGCTCAATCAGCTCTGGGTGCCCGAGGGTTTCGCGCATGGCTTCGTCGTGTTGAGCGAGACGGCAACCTTCAACTACCTCTGCACGCGTCCCTATCGGGGCGAACAGGATCGGGGGATTGCCTGGAACGATCCGGATCTGGCCGTGGACTGGCGCGTCAGCACGCCGGAGTTGTCCGGCAAGGACGCTCAGGCCCCGAGGCTTGTCGATATCGACCCGCAAGACCTGCCGACATGCGCGTCCTGCTGA
- the rfbA gene encoding glucose-1-phosphate thymidylyltransferase RfbA → MSRRGIILAGGSGTRLYPLTQVISKQLLPVYDKPMIYYPLSTLMQAGIREILIITTPHEQDLFKRLLGDGRQWGIELSYAVQDEPRGLAEAFIIGRDFVAGQPSCLILGDNIFHGGGMRELLSRAAEREDGATVFGYWVSDPERYGVVEMGEGGQVLSLEEKPSEPRSNYAVTGLYFYDGRACDYAASLQPSARGELEITDLNRCYLEAGDLTVETMGRGYAWLDTGTHASLQQAASYIETLESRQGLRVACPEEIAFRQGWISRDELLQLAEPLAKSGYGDYLRLVARAGFFS, encoded by the coding sequence ATGAGTCGTCGCGGCATCATCCTGGCCGGCGGTTCCGGTACTCGCCTGTATCCCCTGACGCAGGTAATCAGCAAGCAGCTGCTGCCCGTCTACGACAAACCGATGATCTACTACCCGCTGAGCACTCTCATGCAGGCGGGTATCCGGGAGATCCTGATCATCACCACGCCTCACGAGCAGGACCTGTTCAAGCGCCTGCTCGGCGATGGCCGGCAGTGGGGCATCGAGCTGAGCTACGCCGTGCAGGACGAACCCCGCGGCCTGGCCGAGGCCTTCATCATCGGCCGCGACTTCGTCGCGGGCCAGCCCTCCTGTCTGATCCTCGGCGACAACATCTTCCATGGCGGCGGCATGCGTGAACTGCTGAGCCGTGCCGCCGAGCGCGAGGACGGCGCGACGGTGTTCGGCTATTGGGTCAGTGACCCGGAGCGTTACGGCGTCGTCGAGATGGGCGAGGGCGGACAGGTGCTCTCCCTGGAAGAAAAACCCTCCGAGCCGCGTTCCAATTATGCGGTGACGGGCCTGTATTTCTACGATGGCCGCGCCTGCGACTACGCCGCCTCGTTACAGCCTTCGGCGCGTGGAGAGCTCGAGATCACCGATCTGAATCGCTGCTACCTCGAGGCCGGTGACCTGACCGTCGAAACCATGGGTCGCGGCTATGCCTGGCTGGATACGGGCACCCATGCCTCGCTGCAGCAGGCGGCCAGCTACATCGAGACGCTGGAGTCCCGTCAGGGCCTCAGGGTGGCCTGCCCCGAGGAGATCGCCTTCCGCCAGGGCTGGATCAGCCGCGATGAACTGCTGCAGCTGGCCGAACCCCTGGCCAAGAGCGGTTACGGCGATTACCTGCGCCTGGTGGCGCGGGCAGGCTTTTTCTCGTGA
- the rfbB gene encoding dTDP-glucose 4,6-dehydratase: MTTLLVTGGAGFIGSNFVRLALTDPNTRVINLDLLTYAGNRESVQDLDPDRHVFVQGDIGDAALVGRLLAEHRPDAIVHFAAESHVDRSIDDPSAFIRTNVLGTQVLLDRALDYWRSGAADGFRFVHVSTDEVYGTLGPDDAPFDEQHRYAPNSPYAASKAAADHLARAWHRTYGLPVMITNCSNNYGPYQFPEKLIPLMLINALEGERLPVYGDGQQRRDWLFVEDHCRAIARVLDAGQAGRVYNIGGNAEMCNLDVVHLLCDLLDERVTGERPRRELIEFVQDRPGHDRRYAINASRIRDELGWEPSVDFAGGLAATVDWYLEQRDWWQRIRDGRYRSERLGVAHFEESESEEPES; the protein is encoded by the coding sequence ATGACTACCCTTCTCGTGACCGGCGGTGCCGGTTTCATCGGTAGCAATTTCGTGCGTCTGGCGTTGACGGACCCGAACACCCGCGTGATCAACCTCGACCTGCTGACCTACGCAGGCAACCGGGAATCCGTGCAGGATCTCGATCCGGACCGCCATGTCTTCGTGCAGGGCGATATCGGGGATGCCGCCCTGGTCGGCCGTTTGCTGGCAGAGCATCGCCCCGATGCGATCGTGCATTTCGCTGCCGAAAGCCACGTCGACCGTTCGATCGACGATCCCTCGGCCTTCATCCGGACCAATGTCCTCGGGACGCAGGTGCTGCTGGACCGTGCCCTGGACTACTGGCGATCCGGGGCTGCAGATGGCTTCCGCTTCGTCCATGTCTCCACCGACGAGGTCTACGGCACCCTGGGCCCGGACGATGCGCCTTTCGACGAACAGCACCGTTATGCGCCGAATTCACCCTATGCAGCCTCCAAGGCGGCCGCGGATCACCTGGCTCGGGCCTGGCATCGGACCTACGGTCTGCCGGTGATGATCACCAATTGCTCCAACAACTATGGGCCCTACCAGTTCCCCGAAAAGCTGATCCCGCTGATGCTGATCAATGCCCTGGAGGGCGAGCGCCTGCCGGTCTATGGCGATGGCCAGCAGCGTCGCGACTGGCTGTTCGTCGAGGATCATTGCCGGGCGATTGCCCGGGTGCTGGATGCGGGCCAGGCGGGGCGCGTCTACAACATCGGCGGTAACGCCGAGATGTGCAACCTGGACGTGGTCCATCTGCTCTGCGATCTGCTCGACGAGCGCGTGACGGGCGAGCGGCCACGCCGTGAACTGATCGAGTTCGTGCAGGACCGCCCGGGCCACGACCGGCGCTATGCCATCAACGCCAGCCGCATTCGTGACGAGCTGGGCTGGGAGCCCTCGGTCGACTTTGCCGGTGGCCTGGCGGCCACGGTGGACTGGTATCTGGAGCAGCGGGACTGGTGGCAGCGTATCCGCGATGGCCGCTATCGTTCCGAGCGGCTCGGGGTGGCGCACTTCGAGGAAAGCGAATCAGAGGAGCCCGAATCATGA
- the ssb gene encoding single-stranded DNA-binding protein, translating into MAKGINKVILIGNLGADPETRHTAGGSAVTNLSLATSESWRDRQSGEMRENTEWHRVVLFSKLAEIAGEYLRKGSKVYIEGRLQTRKWQDRDGNDRWTTEIVANEMQMLDSRGDSAPMQDRGGSYGAQSSGPAPSGPSGGNLEDDIPF; encoded by the coding sequence ATGGCCAAAGGAATCAACAAAGTCATTCTGATCGGCAATCTGGGTGCCGATCCGGAAACCCGTCACACCGCTGGAGGCAGCGCCGTGACCAACCTGTCCCTCGCGACTTCGGAGAGCTGGCGAGATCGGCAGTCCGGCGAGATGCGGGAAAATACCGAATGGCATCGGGTGGTGTTGTTCAGCAAGCTGGCCGAGATCGCCGGTGAATACCTGCGCAAGGGCTCCAAGGTGTACATCGAGGGTCGTCTGCAGACCCGGAAATGGCAGGACCGCGACGGCAACGACCGTTGGACCACCGAAATCGTGGCCAATGAGATGCAGATGCTCGACAGCCGCGGTGACAGCGCGCCCATGCAGGACCGCGGTGGCTCCTACGGTGCCCAGTCGAGTGGCCCGGCGCCCTCCGGGCCGAGCGGCGGCAATCTCGAAGACGATATTCCGTTCTGA
- a CDS encoding polyprenyl synthetase family protein: MNDASVLDLPQSLDDVLSLTARDRAAVDELITERLHSDIVLVNQISQYIIGGGGKRLRPLVHLLAARAAGYEGSDHLQMAAIIEFIHTATLLHDDVVDESSRRRGKETAHRIWGNAASVLVGDFLYSRSFQLMVELDQLQVMRILADTTNTIAEGEVLQLMQMGNAELDRDAYFQVISDKTACLFAASARLGGVLAKRGDSVNDALAEFGLLLGQAFQITDDVLDYRADGEALGKSLGDDLAEGKVTLPLILAMQRVDEETRQSIAAMIEAGGSPDHERVRLLMESVGALDAAMDEARALGQRARECLRLLDHGPERQALEVLVDYAVDRSR, encoded by the coding sequence ATGAATGATGCCTCCGTCCTCGACCTTCCGCAGAGCCTCGACGATGTTCTGAGCCTCACGGCCCGCGACCGCGCGGCCGTCGATGAACTGATCACCGAGCGCCTGCACTCCGACATCGTCCTGGTCAATCAGATCAGCCAGTACATCATCGGCGGCGGCGGCAAGCGTCTGCGCCCCCTGGTCCATCTCCTGGCCGCCCGCGCGGCCGGCTATGAAGGGTCCGATCATCTGCAGATGGCCGCGATCATCGAATTCATCCACACCGCCACCCTGTTGCACGACGACGTGGTCGATGAGTCCAGCCGCCGACGGGGCAAGGAAACCGCCCATCGGATCTGGGGCAATGCCGCCTCGGTGCTGGTCGGGGATTTCCTCTATTCACGCAGCTTCCAGCTGATGGTCGAGCTCGACCAGCTGCAGGTCATGCGCATCCTGGCCGACACCACCAACACCATCGCCGAGGGCGAGGTGCTGCAGTTGATGCAGATGGGCAATGCCGAACTGGACCGTGACGCCTACTTTCAGGTGATCTCGGACAAGACCGCCTGTCTGTTCGCGGCCAGCGCCCGCCTCGGGGGCGTACTGGCCAAGCGAGGAGATTCGGTCAACGATGCCCTGGCCGAGTTCGGGCTGCTGCTTGGCCAGGCCTTCCAGATCACCGACGACGTGCTCGACTATCGCGCCGACGGCGAGGCCCTGGGCAAGAGCCTCGGCGACGATCTGGCCGAGGGCAAGGTCACCCTGCCCCTGATTCTGGCCATGCAGCGGGTGGACGAGGAGACGCGCCAGTCGATCGCCGCAATGATCGAGGCCGGTGGCAGTCCGGACCACGAGCGGGTCAGGCTACTGATGGAATCGGTGGGCGCGCTGGACGCCGCCATGGACGAAGCCCGAGCCCTGGGTCAGCGAGCCCGCGAATGCCTTCGATTACTGGACCATGGGCCGGAGCGGCAGGCGCTGGAAGTGCTGGTGGACTACGCGGTGGATCGGTCCAGATAG
- the murD gene encoding UDP-N-acetylmuramoyl-L-alanine--D-glutamate ligase produces the protein MRLEQFRGDRVAVLGFGREGQSAWRLLKQRADLQALEVWCESGALPTEVSGRVAEFDQGLAAYDVVLRSPGVPVDHPALREYRRQGGRIVNPSSIFLSERPELPVIGVTGSKGKSTTASLLAHLLRAESDSVVLAGNIGLPLLDQLDTTASLVVAELSSYQLADLEGRLRLGIITRLFPEHLDWHGSVEAYYAVKLRLAELLDGQPLIINGRDPVLKLATSAVPGRIESNRAPFFNRREDELMLDQAPLLRSRDLRLVGRHNLDNAALALEAACLLGRPLMPLLDALRSFQALEHRLETVSTAGERRWINDSIATSPHATLAALESAEGHPVVLLVGGQDRPSDWAPVAQWCQRRPLRGLVVLPDNGDRVARALEAAGAVEAAKIRKAEDLDAAIAAAVQLSRAGDTILLSPGAPSFPRFRNFEARGLQFREAIQRYLDRSTA, from the coding sequence ATGCGGCTTGAGCAGTTCAGGGGGGACCGGGTCGCAGTGCTCGGCTTCGGGCGGGAAGGGCAGAGCGCCTGGCGCCTGTTGAAGCAACGTGCTGATCTCCAAGCTCTGGAGGTCTGGTGCGAATCCGGCGCCCTGCCGACCGAGGTGTCGGGCCGGGTAGCCGAATTCGACCAGGGCCTTGCCGCCTACGACGTGGTGCTCCGTTCGCCAGGCGTTCCGGTCGATCATCCCGCGCTCCGCGAGTATCGGCGCCAAGGCGGACGGATCGTCAATCCGTCCTCGATCTTCTTGAGCGAACGCCCCGAGCTGCCGGTCATCGGCGTGACCGGATCGAAGGGCAAGAGCACGACGGCCTCGCTGCTCGCGCATCTGCTCCGGGCCGAGTCCGATTCGGTGGTGCTGGCGGGCAATATCGGCTTGCCATTGCTCGATCAGCTCGATACCACGGCCAGCCTGGTCGTCGCCGAGCTATCGAGCTATCAGTTGGCGGATCTGGAGGGCCGATTGCGCCTGGGGATCATCACCCGGCTGTTCCCGGAGCATCTGGATTGGCACGGAAGCGTCGAGGCTTACTACGCGGTAAAGCTGCGTCTGGCCGAGCTGCTGGATGGCCAGCCGCTGATCATCAATGGCCGGGATCCGGTGCTCAAGTTGGCCACCTCTGCAGTCCCGGGGCGGATCGAGTCGAATCGAGCGCCGTTCTTCAATCGACGCGAAGACGAGCTGATGCTCGATCAGGCGCCACTGCTTCGATCCAGGGATCTGCGTCTGGTCGGGCGACACAATCTCGACAACGCGGCGCTCGCGCTGGAGGCCGCGTGCCTGCTCGGGCGGCCGCTGATGCCGCTGCTCGATGCGCTCAGGAGCTTCCAGGCCCTCGAGCATCGCCTGGAGACCGTGTCCACGGCGGGCGAGCGGCGCTGGATCAACGATTCGATCGCGACCTCTCCCCATGCCACGCTGGCGGCCCTGGAATCGGCGGAAGGGCATCCCGTGGTGCTGCTGGTCGGCGGTCAGGACCGTCCTTCGGATTGGGCGCCTGTCGCTCAATGGTGTCAGAGAAGGCCGTTGCGAGGACTGGTCGTGCTTCCAGACAACGGTGATCGCGTCGCTCGGGCCCTGGAAGCCGCCGGCGCGGTCGAGGCGGCGAAGATCCGCAAGGCAGAGGATCTCGATGCGGCGATTGCTGCAGCGGTCCAGTTGAGTCGGGCAGGGGATACCATCCTGTTGTCCCCGGGCGCGCCGAGCTTTCCGCGGTTTCGTAATTTCGAGGCTCGAGGTCTGCAGTTCCGGGAAGCGATTCAGCGCTATCTGGACCGATCCACCGCGTAG
- a CDS encoding endonuclease domain-containing protein, with the protein MTRAKRRSPVLELPSEVPADWTPDRSHHFVFRSRCLDPRTGEVRLDYVLDGLQLSETVVIPGAPFELPAEHRAAIEGALDLLHWVAGISYWKAGCPNHIRFDGSGPDAWQSRWLDRLYREGLAEFAYRNRLDVDAFPHFPVGPDRPAQTHAFDLARRTLVPMGGGKDSLVAWARLSRLDEPLASVQIGRSPLILRIGEVLPGEHLVIDRRLDPGLARLNAMGALNGHVPVTAINASILVLTALLLDYHRVAFANERSASEASLIDTKGRAVNHQFSKSLEFERMLDAWVRRFVHPELHVFSVLRRDRELAICREFSALPEFHGLFSSCNRNFHLDGPRVQRWCGACPKCHFVYLCLAPFMSPEALRGIFGKDLLADPDLSPGFEALLALDGVKPFECVGEAEEARAAVRALAAQSRWAAHPVVEHLEARLRGYSVADIDALCEAGGEQNLPGELIDAA; encoded by the coding sequence ATGACGAGGGCGAAGCGGCGCAGTCCGGTGCTTGAGCTCCCATCGGAGGTGCCGGCCGACTGGACCCCTGACCGCTCGCACCATTTCGTTTTCCGCTCCCGGTGCCTCGATCCCCGGACCGGAGAAGTCCGGCTGGACTATGTCCTCGATGGCCTGCAGCTGAGCGAGACGGTGGTGATTCCGGGGGCGCCCTTCGAGCTGCCCGCCGAGCACCGGGCCGCGATCGAAGGCGCCCTGGATCTTCTCCACTGGGTGGCCGGAATCAGCTATTGGAAGGCCGGGTGCCCGAACCACATTCGTTTCGACGGCTCGGGGCCGGACGCATGGCAGTCCCGATGGCTGGATCGGCTCTACCGGGAGGGTCTGGCCGAATTCGCCTATCGCAATCGTCTGGATGTGGATGCCTTTCCGCATTTCCCCGTCGGGCCCGATCGGCCCGCGCAGACCCACGCTTTCGATCTGGCGCGCCGGACCCTGGTGCCGATGGGCGGGGGCAAGGACTCCCTGGTGGCCTGGGCGCGCCTGTCCCGCCTCGACGAACCGCTCGCCAGCGTGCAGATCGGACGCTCGCCGTTGATCCTGCGGATCGGTGAGGTCCTGCCGGGCGAGCACCTGGTCATCGATCGACGCCTCGATCCCGGTCTGGCCCGGCTCAATGCCATGGGCGCCTTGAACGGCCATGTGCCTGTCACCGCGATCAATGCCTCGATCCTGGTGCTGACGGCCTTGCTGCTGGACTATCACCGGGTGGCCTTCGCCAACGAGCGTTCGGCCAGTGAGGCCAGCCTGATCGACACGAAGGGCCGGGCCGTCAATCATCAGTTCTCGAAATCGCTGGAGTTCGAGCGCATGCTCGACGCCTGGGTGCGTCGCTTCGTGCATCCCGAACTGCACGTCTTCTCGGTGCTTCGGCGGGACCGTGAACTGGCCATCTGCCGTGAATTTTCGGCGCTGCCGGAGTTTCATGGCCTGTTTTCCTCCTGCAACCGGAACTTCCATCTCGATGGGCCGCGTGTCCAGCGCTGGTGCGGAGCCTGTCCGAAGTGCCATTTCGTCTACCTGTGCCTGGCGCCGTTCATGTCGCCCGAGGCCTTGCGGGGCATCTTCGGCAAGGACCTGCTGGCCGATCCGGACTTGAGTCCGGGCTTCGAGGCCTTGCTTGCACTGGATGGGGTCAAGCCCTTCGAATGCGTGGGCGAGGCCGAGGAGGCTCGCGCGGCCGTGCGGGCGCTGGCCGCCCAGAGCCGGTGGGCCGCGCATCCGGTCGTCGAGCATCTCGAGGCTCGGTTGCGCGGGTACTCGGTGGCGGACATCGACGCTCTGTGCGAAGCTGGGGGCGAGCAGAACTTGCCGGGGGAGCTGATCGATGCGGCTTGA
- a CDS encoding AI-2E family transporter, whose product MIARFTQWYQRHFSDPQVVILSLSLLLGLVAVILFARMLAPVVASLIIAYLLEGAVQRLERFGLPRLMAVISVFSAFVTALLFLLFGLLPMLTRQLAAIVQQLPSYIGQAQAWLATLPERYPQLVAPAETVSAATERAATAAEGLPAEQAERQLALISEEQLSRMLDNMGTELVNYGATLVSFSGVIGLASLLIFLVLMPVLVFFFLKDKRALLDWLRAYMPRDRALVTSVWSEVDAQIGNYVRGKVLEILIVWVVTYLVFMALGLPFAMLLSMLVGFSVIIPYIGAAVVTLPVALVALIAFGIGAEFWYVLIAYAIIQALDGNVLVPILFSEVVNLHPVAIIVAVLVFGGIWGFWGVFFAIPLATLIHAVLRAWPRKSEADDEGEAAQSGA is encoded by the coding sequence ATGATCGCGCGATTCACTCAGTGGTATCAGCGGCACTTCTCCGATCCGCAGGTGGTGATTCTTTCCCTGTCCCTGCTGCTTGGCCTGGTGGCCGTCATTCTGTTCGCCCGGATGCTTGCGCCGGTGGTGGCGAGCCTCATCATCGCCTACCTGCTCGAGGGCGCTGTCCAGCGCCTGGAACGCTTCGGCCTGCCACGATTGATGGCGGTCATCTCGGTGTTCAGCGCCTTCGTGACGGCCTTGCTGTTCCTGTTGTTCGGTCTGCTCCCGATGCTGACTCGCCAGCTCGCCGCCATCGTGCAGCAGCTGCCCAGCTACATCGGTCAGGCTCAGGCCTGGCTGGCGACCCTGCCGGAACGCTACCCTCAGCTGGTGGCCCCAGCGGAAACGGTGTCGGCGGCAACGGAACGCGCGGCGACTGCCGCCGAGGGCTTGCCGGCCGAGCAGGCCGAGCGGCAGCTGGCGCTGATATCGGAGGAGCAGCTGTCGCGCATGCTCGACAATATGGGCACCGAACTGGTCAATTACGGAGCGACCCTGGTGTCCTTTTCCGGGGTCATCGGTCTGGCCAGCTTGCTGATCTTTCTAGTCCTCATGCCGGTGCTCGTGTTCTTCTTCCTCAAGGACAAGCGGGCCCTGCTGGACTGGCTGCGGGCCTACATGCCTCGGGATCGCGCGCTGGTCACCAGCGTCTGGAGCGAGGTCGATGCGCAGATCGGGAATTATGTCCGCGGCAAGGTGCTGGAGATTCTGATCGTCTGGGTCGTGACCTATCTGGTCTTCATGGCGCTGGGCCTGCCGTTCGCCATGTTGCTCTCGATGCTGGTCGGTTTCTCCGTCATCATTCCCTACATTGGCGCGGCGGTCGTCACCTTGCCGGTCGCCTTGGTCGCCCTGATCGCCTTCGGGATCGGCGCGGAGTTCTGGTACGTACTCATTGCCTACGCGATCATCCAGGCCCTGGATGGCAACGTGCTGGTTCCGATTCTTTTCTCCGAAGTGGTCAATCTACACCCGGTAGCGATCATCGTGGCTGTCCTGGTGTTCGGTGGCATCTGGGGCTTCTGGGGCGTGTTCTTCGCCATCCCCCTGGCGACGCTGATTCATGCCGTGCTCCGGGCCTGGCCGCGCAAGAGTGAGGCCGATGACGAGGGCGAAGCGGCGCAGTCCGGTGCTTGA